A genomic region of Azoarcus sp. KH32C contains the following coding sequences:
- a CDS encoding chemotaxis response regulator protein-glutamate methylesterase, with the protein MGREIKVMVIDDSAVVRKVMSSILDRDPNIRVIATASDPIFAMEKMCKEWPDVITLDIEMPRMDGITFLGKLMAERPTPVVVCSSLTTTGAETTLQALAAGAVTIITKPGLGVDDFLQDSSDDLIAAVKAAARANMGAVRHTAQARTPPPDSDGPRTAMAQTTERIVAIGTSTGGTLALERILTELPRVSPGIVIVQHMPEMFTAAFAARLDSLCAIRVLEGMDKQRVLPGQALIAPGGKHMQLVRSGAQYIVEIKDGPPVNRHRPSVDVLFRSVARHAGKNAMGVIMTGMGDDGARGLKEMHDAGSFTLAQDEESSVVYGMPREAVKVGAVDRILPLSLLAGAIMRGSVRS; encoded by the coding sequence ATGGGACGCGAAATCAAGGTAATGGTCATCGATGACTCTGCGGTCGTCCGCAAGGTCATGAGCAGTATTCTCGACCGGGATCCGAATATCCGGGTCATCGCCACGGCATCGGATCCGATCTTCGCAATGGAGAAGATGTGCAAGGAATGGCCGGACGTCATTACGCTCGATATCGAGATGCCGCGGATGGACGGCATCACCTTTCTCGGAAAGCTGATGGCCGAACGGCCGACACCGGTGGTGGTCTGTTCTTCGCTGACTACGACCGGAGCGGAGACGACCCTGCAGGCACTGGCCGCCGGCGCTGTCACCATCATTACCAAGCCGGGCTTGGGGGTCGATGATTTCCTGCAGGATTCGAGCGACGATCTCATCGCCGCAGTCAAGGCGGCCGCGCGTGCGAACATGGGGGCCGTGCGGCACACCGCCCAGGCCCGCACCCCGCCGCCGGATTCCGATGGACCGCGCACGGCGATGGCGCAAACGACCGAGCGCATCGTCGCCATCGGCACGTCGACCGGTGGAACGCTCGCTCTCGAGCGGATTCTGACTGAGTTGCCGCGGGTGTCACCGGGCATCGTCATCGTGCAGCACATGCCCGAGATGTTCACCGCTGCCTTTGCCGCTCGGCTCGACAGCCTGTGTGCGATCAGGGTGCTAGAGGGGATGGACAAGCAACGCGTCCTGCCGGGACAGGCGCTGATCGCTCCAGGTGGCAAGCACATGCAGCTCGTCCGCAGCGGTGCGCAATACATCGTCGAGATCAAGGATGGCCCGCCCGTCAATCGTCATCGGCCCTCGGTGGACGTTCTGTTTCGCTCCGTTGCTCGCCACGCAGGGAAGAACGCGATGGGGGTGATCATGACGGGGATGGGCGACGACGGCGCACGCGGCCTGAAGGAAATGCACGATGCCGGCAGCTTTACGCTCGCGCAGGACGAAGAGAGCTCCGTTGTCTATGGGATGCCCAGGGAAGCGGTGAAAGTCGGCGCCGTCGATCGCATCCTGCCGCTCTCGCTCCTTGCGGGGGCCATCATGAGAGGCAGCGTCCGGTCGTAG
- a CDS encoding AMP-binding protein gives MTAVAEFLKARDFLLANRTDYAAAYAGFQWPQLSEFNWALDYFDSMARGNDKPALWIVEEDGRESKLSFAEMSARSNRVANWLREQGVARGDRILIMLGNEVPLWETMLAAIKLGAVVIPATTLLTPDDLSDRLERGQVKHVVIGEAHTDKFADLPGNYTRVSVGAATPGWLSFEDAYQASPEFAPSGVTKVTDPLLLYFTSGTTSKPKLVQHSHQSYPVGHLSTMYWIGLQPGDRHMNISSPGWAKHAWSCFFAPWNAGACVFLYNYNRFNAKALLDVLVKYEITTMCAPPTVWRMLIQQDLAAVKTNLRELIGAGEPLNPEVIEQVKKAWGITIRDGFGQTETTAQIGNTPGQKLKPGSMGRPLPGYTIALLDADSKPVEEGEISLVLAKRPMGLMLGYAGDEAKTAEVMRDGHYRTGDVASIDEEGYITYVGRADDVFKASDYRISPFELESVLIEHPAVAEAAVVPSPDPVRLAVPKAYVILAAGFEPSRELAKDIFAFTRDKLAPYKRIRRLEFSDLPKTISGKIRRVELRKSEEGKDASVRGALEFFEEDFPELKG, from the coding sequence ATGACTGCAGTTGCCGAGTTTCTGAAAGCACGCGACTTCCTGCTGGCCAATCGGACCGACTACGCCGCCGCGTACGCCGGCTTCCAGTGGCCCCAGCTCAGCGAATTCAACTGGGCGCTCGATTACTTCGACAGCATGGCTCGGGGCAACGACAAGCCCGCGCTGTGGATCGTCGAGGAAGACGGCCGCGAATCCAAGCTCTCGTTCGCCGAGATGTCCGCGCGCTCCAACCGCGTCGCCAACTGGCTGCGCGAGCAGGGCGTCGCGCGCGGCGACCGTATCCTGATCATGCTCGGCAACGAAGTGCCGCTGTGGGAAACCATGCTCGCCGCGATCAAGCTCGGCGCCGTCGTGATCCCCGCGACCACGCTGCTGACCCCTGACGACCTCTCCGACCGCCTCGAGCGCGGCCAGGTCAAGCACGTCGTGATCGGCGAGGCCCACACCGACAAGTTCGCCGACCTGCCGGGCAACTACACCCGCGTCAGCGTCGGCGCCGCGACCCCCGGCTGGCTCTCCTTCGAGGATGCCTACCAGGCCTCGCCCGAATTCGCGCCGTCCGGCGTCACCAAGGTCACCGACCCCCTGCTGCTCTACTTCACGTCCGGCACGACCTCCAAGCCCAAGCTCGTCCAGCACAGCCACCAGTCCTACCCCGTCGGCCACCTGTCGACGATGTACTGGATCGGACTGCAGCCGGGCGACCGCCACATGAACATCAGCTCGCCGGGCTGGGCGAAGCACGCGTGGAGCTGCTTCTTCGCCCCGTGGAATGCCGGCGCCTGCGTCTTCCTGTACAACTACAACCGCTTCAATGCGAAAGCACTGCTCGACGTGCTCGTGAAGTACGAGATCACGACGATGTGCGCGCCGCCGACCGTGTGGCGCATGCTGATCCAGCAGGACCTCGCCGCGGTGAAGACCAACCTGCGCGAACTCATCGGCGCCGGCGAGCCGCTCAACCCCGAAGTCATCGAGCAGGTGAAGAAGGCCTGGGGCATCACGATCCGCGACGGCTTCGGCCAGACCGAGACGACCGCCCAGATTGGCAACACCCCGGGCCAGAAGCTCAAGCCCGGCTCGATGGGCCGCCCGCTGCCCGGCTACACGATCGCGCTGCTCGACGCCGACAGCAAACCGGTCGAGGAAGGCGAGATCAGCCTCGTCCTCGCCAAGCGCCCGATGGGCCTGATGCTCGGCTACGCCGGCGACGAAGCCAAGACCGCCGAAGTCATGCGTGACGGCCACTACCGCACCGGCGACGTCGCGAGCATCGACGAGGAAGGCTACATCACCTACGTCGGCCGTGCCGACGACGTGTTCAAGGCCTCCGACTACCGCATCAGCCCCTTCGAGCTCGAATCGGTGCTGATCGAGCATCCGGCGGTCGCCGAAGCCGCCGTCGTGCCGAGCCCGGACCCGGTGCGCCTCGCAGTGCCCAAGGCCTACGTGATCCTCGCCGCCGGCTTCGAGCCGTCGCGCGAACTCGCGAAGGACATCTTCGCCTTCACGCGCGACAAGCTCGCGCCCTACAAGCGCATCCGCCGCCTCGAATTCTCCGACCTGCCGAAGACCATCTCCGGCAAGATCCGCCGCGTCGAGCTGCGGAAGAGCGAGGAGGGCAAGGACGCCAGCGTGCGCGGCGCGCTGGAATTCTTCGAGGAAGACTTCCCCGAGCTGAAGGGCTGA
- a CDS encoding patatin-like phospholipase family protein, translating to MGAFPSRLSPIPLKLRLFFLLLLSLACAPVYPQVPDRTKGVALVLSGGGARGVAHVGVLKVLEDMRIPVDCIVGTSMGAIVGGAYASGMSLPGMVREINAVDWGNMFSNNVPREDQPFRDKQDAARNRSAIVMGYGDGRLLLPQSAISGQAMDRFLNRLAGGAEVLPSFDSLSLPFRAVATDLESGAEVLLDKGPLWRAMRASMAVPGVFLPIENDDRLLVDGGLVMNLPVDDGRRLCGGRVIAVNLGTPPQLRDRLLTATDIVLQAINLALEQNVRQQIERLGPDDALIQVELGDITSRDFDRALETVPYGTIAALKQSASLARFSVDAETYAKWQAQRQQRRKQPAPVVESIAIEGLKVVPQRLFGATLSQKLGEPLDTSRLETDIGQIYSRGDFDRLRYSVLRDGPRATVQIEADEKASGPNLLRFGGGVAADFEGESTVGVYAGFSRRWLNTRGARWDVDMQLGNTNRIRSELYQPLDLDSGWFVAPSVELFNRVLPIFVDGRKLSENKERGGVLGLDLGYEMGMWGELRAGWRRGDRKSEVVSGPVLYPERTVADGSLQVSAVIDRLDSPFFPRHGYAARLRGELHDPSFGDDHHYLFTELDGDGAMSLGANVLRLHGFFTGSPDRDLPEVGRTQLGGPFRLTGYRYGEIAGDQVALASAAYYRLITRLPDSVGRGVYAGATAEWADVRNYGASLTPNPGRRRAMSLFLGADTVLGPLYLGASYLPELGEMRYYLQIGQPQ from the coding sequence TTGGGCGCTTTTCCGTCGCGCCTGTCGCCAATCCCCTTGAAGCTTCGCCTCTTTTTCCTCTTGCTGCTGTCACTGGCCTGCGCCCCGGTCTATCCGCAGGTGCCGGATCGCACGAAGGGCGTCGCGCTGGTGCTCTCCGGCGGGGGCGCGCGCGGCGTTGCCCACGTCGGCGTGCTCAAGGTCCTCGAAGACATGCGCATCCCCGTCGACTGTATCGTCGGCACCTCGATGGGCGCGATCGTCGGTGGCGCCTATGCGTCCGGCATGTCGCTACCGGGCATGGTGCGCGAGATCAACGCCGTCGACTGGGGAAACATGTTCTCCAACAACGTCCCGCGCGAGGACCAGCCCTTCCGCGACAAGCAGGACGCCGCCCGCAACCGCTCGGCTATCGTCATGGGCTACGGCGACGGTCGCCTGCTGCTGCCGCAAAGCGCCATCTCCGGCCAGGCGATGGACCGCTTCCTCAACCGCCTCGCCGGTGGAGCCGAGGTGTTGCCCAGCTTCGACTCGCTGTCGCTGCCCTTTCGCGCCGTCGCCACAGACCTCGAATCCGGCGCCGAAGTCCTGCTCGACAAGGGGCCGCTGTGGCGGGCGATGCGCGCCAGCATGGCCGTGCCCGGCGTCTTCCTGCCGATCGAGAACGACGACCGCCTGCTTGTCGATGGCGGGCTCGTGATGAACCTTCCCGTCGACGACGGGCGCCGCCTCTGTGGCGGCCGCGTGATCGCCGTAAATCTCGGTACGCCGCCGCAATTGCGTGACCGCCTGCTGACCGCCACCGACATCGTGCTGCAGGCGATCAACCTCGCACTGGAGCAAAACGTGCGGCAGCAGATCGAGCGCCTCGGGCCCGACGACGCGCTGATCCAGGTCGAACTCGGCGACATCACCTCGCGCGACTTCGACCGCGCCCTCGAAACCGTTCCCTACGGCACGATCGCCGCGCTGAAACAAAGCGCGTCGCTCGCGCGCTTTTCCGTCGATGCCGAAACCTATGCGAAATGGCAGGCGCAGCGCCAGCAACGGCGCAAGCAGCCGGCGCCGGTGGTCGAATCGATCGCGATCGAGGGCCTCAAGGTCGTGCCTCAGCGTCTGTTCGGCGCGACGCTATCGCAGAAACTCGGCGAGCCGCTGGATACCTCCAGGCTCGAAACCGACATCGGGCAGATCTATTCCCGCGGCGACTTCGACCGCCTGCGCTACAGCGTGCTGCGCGATGGGCCGCGTGCGACCGTGCAGATCGAAGCCGACGAAAAGGCCTCCGGCCCGAACCTGTTGCGTTTCGGCGGCGGCGTCGCAGCCGATTTCGAAGGCGAATCCACGGTCGGCGTCTACGCCGGCTTCTCGCGCCGCTGGCTCAACACGCGCGGTGCGCGCTGGGATGTCGATATGCAGCTCGGCAACACGAACCGCATCCGCTCCGAGCTCTACCAGCCGCTCGATCTCGACAGCGGCTGGTTCGTCGCGCCGTCCGTTGAACTTTTCAACCGCGTGCTGCCCATCTTCGTCGATGGCCGCAAACTCTCCGAGAACAAGGAGCGCGGCGGCGTGCTGGGGCTCGATCTCGGCTACGAGATGGGCATGTGGGGCGAGCTGCGGGCCGGCTGGCGGCGCGGCGATCGCAAGTCCGAAGTCGTCTCGGGCCCGGTGCTCTATCCCGAGCGCACTGTCGCCGACGGCTCGCTGCAGGTCAGCGCCGTCATCGACCGTCTCGACAGCCCCTTCTTTCCGCGCCACGGCTACGCCGCCCGCCTGCGCGGCGAACTGCACGACCCTTCCTTCGGCGACGATCACCACTATCTCTTCACCGAGCTCGACGGCGACGGGGCGATGTCTCTCGGCGCCAACGTCCTGCGCCTGCACGGTTTCTTCACCGGCAGCCCTGACCGTGATCTGCCGGAAGTCGGCCGCACCCAGCTGGGCGGGCCCTTCCGCCTGACCGGCTACCGCTACGGCGAAATCGCCGGCGACCAGGTCGCACTCGCCAGCGCCGCCTACTACCGTCTCATCACCCGCCTGCCGGATTCGGTCGGTCGCGGCGTCTATGCCGGTGCGACCGCCGAATGGGCTGACGTGCGCAACTACGGCGCCTCGCTGACGCCGAACCCCGGGCGGCGGCGCGCGATGTCGCTCTTCCTTGGCGCCGACACCGTGCTCGGCCCCTTGTATCTCGGCGCCAGTTACCTGCCCGAGCTGGGTGAGATGCGCTACTACCTGCAGATCGGTCAGCCACAATAG
- the dnaX gene encoding DNA polymerase III subunit gamma/tau translates to MSYQVLARKWRPRSFATLVGQEHVVRALSHALATGRLHHAWLFTGTRGVGKTTISRILAKALNCETGITAEPCGKCSACTAIDADRFPDYVEMDAASNRGVEDMAALLDKAVYAPVQGRYKVYMIDEVHMLTGHAFNAMLKTLEEPPEHVKFILATTDPQKIPVTVLSRCLQFNLKQMPQGHIVDHLSRILQAEDVPFEASALRHLAKAACGSMRDALSLLDQAIAHGSGKVEEEQVTHMLGTVGDDHLYAVLDALAAGDVTALLAVADRMETRSLSFDAALQALASLFNRVALAQFAPAAIGDDAERQRLAPYTEAFDPEFLQLAYQIAIHGRDELPLAPDEYAGFTMTLLRLHAFRPEQPPALGSPAAAGGGGSAARGPVPARPAPAAQRPEPAPVVPAAPAQNRSEAAPAPRRAEVEPAPSAPSAPAAGRAEARSEPASSIPPWEDLPPEAQFGHAAAAQSRPAPVAAAPAAIVAETVAPAARIIEPAPQSAPASAPQAPIESPPASEGTTPAGAASPDALAGLAAGQWHDTLRALGLGGMVREFSQHCEWLGFVDGVLELRLSEAHRHLLSMNPGLVDRLQDILVAHCGQPLKLRVQVGAIAGETPAQRDEAERRVRHAEAVAALERDPFVRELIERFDATLVEASVKPL, encoded by the coding sequence ATGAGTTATCAGGTTCTCGCGCGCAAGTGGCGGCCCAGGAGCTTTGCCACGCTGGTCGGTCAGGAGCACGTCGTACGGGCGCTCAGTCATGCGCTTGCGACGGGCCGTCTGCATCACGCCTGGCTATTCACCGGGACTCGCGGGGTCGGCAAGACCACGATCTCGCGCATCCTCGCCAAGGCGCTCAACTGCGAGACCGGCATCACCGCCGAACCCTGCGGCAAATGCTCCGCATGCACCGCCATCGACGCCGACCGCTTCCCCGACTACGTCGAGATGGACGCGGCCTCGAACCGCGGCGTCGAGGACATGGCGGCACTGCTCGACAAGGCCGTCTACGCGCCGGTGCAAGGCCGCTACAAGGTCTACATGATCGACGAAGTGCATATGCTCACCGGGCATGCCTTCAACGCCATGCTGAAGACCCTCGAAGAGCCGCCCGAGCACGTCAAATTCATCCTCGCGACGACCGATCCGCAGAAGATCCCGGTCACCGTCCTGTCACGCTGCCTGCAGTTCAACCTCAAGCAGATGCCGCAGGGCCACATCGTCGATCACCTGTCGCGCATCCTCCAGGCCGAAGACGTTCCGTTCGAGGCATCGGCGCTGCGTCATCTCGCCAAGGCGGCGTGCGGCTCGATGCGCGACGCGCTGTCGCTCCTGGACCAAGCCATCGCCCACGGTTCCGGCAAGGTCGAGGAAGAGCAGGTCACGCACATGCTCGGCACGGTCGGCGACGACCACCTGTATGCCGTCCTCGACGCGCTCGCCGCCGGCGACGTCACCGCCTTGCTCGCGGTCGCCGACCGCATGGAAACGCGCAGCCTCTCCTTCGACGCCGCCTTGCAGGCCCTCGCGTCGCTGTTCAATCGCGTCGCCCTCGCGCAATTCGCGCCGGCTGCGATCGGCGACGATGCCGAACGCCAGCGTCTCGCGCCCTATACCGAAGCCTTCGACCCGGAATTCCTGCAGCTCGCCTATCAGATCGCGATTCACGGCCGCGACGAGCTGCCGCTCGCGCCTGACGAGTACGCCGGCTTCACGATGACGCTGCTGCGCCTGCATGCCTTCCGCCCCGAACAGCCCCCGGCGCTGGGAAGTCCCGCCGCGGCCGGTGGTGGCGGGAGCGCAGCCCGTGGCCCGGTCCCCGCCCGTCCTGCACCCGCGGCTCAACGCCCCGAGCCCGCGCCTGTCGTTCCGGCCGCGCCGGCCCAGAATCGCAGTGAGGCCGCTCCGGCACCGCGTCGGGCGGAAGTCGAGCCGGCCCCGTCTGCCCCATCGGCGCCCGCCGCCGGACGAGCCGAGGCGCGCAGCGAACCCGCCTCGTCGATCCCGCCGTGGGAAGACCTGCCCCCTGAGGCCCAATTCGGCCATGCTGCCGCCGCACAGTCGCGCCCGGCCCCGGTTGCCGCTGCTCCGGCGGCCATCGTCGCCGAAACCGTCGCCCCGGCTGCACGGATCATCGAGCCGGCGCCGCAGTCTGCTCCGGCGAGCGCTCCGCAGGCTCCGATCGAGTCGCCGCCCGCGAGCGAAGGGACTACTCCCGCCGGCGCGGCGAGTCCCGACGCCCTGGCGGGCCTCGCGGCCGGGCAATGGCACGACACCCTGCGCGCATTGGGGCTGGGCGGCATGGTGCGCGAATTCTCCCAGCACTGCGAATGGCTGGGATTCGTCGACGGCGTGCTCGAGCTGCGTCTTTCCGAGGCGCACCGGCACCTGTTGAGCATGAACCCCGGCCTCGTCGACCGGCTGCAGGATATCCTCGTCGCCCATTGCGGGCAGCCGCTGAAGCTGCGCGTGCAGGTTGGCGCCATTGCCGGCGAAACCCCCGCCCAGCGCGACGAGGCCGAGCGGCGCGTGCGCCACGCCGAGGCGGTCGCGGCGCTCGAGCGCGATCCTTTCGTACGCGAACTGATTGAACGATTCGATGCAACCCTCGTGGAAGCGTCGGTCAAACCTCTCTAA
- a CDS encoding YbaB/EbfC family nucleoid-associated protein, which translates to MMKGGIAGLMKQAQQMQENMKKMQDQLGSIEVEGQSGAGMVKVQMTCKYDVRRVSIDPSVMDDKEMLEDLVAAAVNDAVRRVETTTQEKMAGFTSGLNLPPGMKLPF; encoded by the coding sequence ATGATGAAGGGCGGAATCGCTGGCCTGATGAAGCAGGCCCAGCAGATGCAGGAAAACATGAAGAAGATGCAGGACCAGCTCGGCAGCATCGAAGTCGAAGGACAATCGGGCGCCGGCATGGTCAAGGTGCAAATGACATGCAAATACGACGTTCGTCGTGTCAGCATCGACCCGTCCGTGATGGACGACAAGGAGATGCTCGAGGACCTCGTCGCCGCGGCCGTGAACGACGCCGTGCGCCGCGTCGAGACGACGACCCAGGAGAAGATGGCCGGCTTCACCTCGGGCCTCAACCTGCCGCCCGGAATGAAGCTGCCCTTCTGA
- the recR gene encoding recombination mediator RecR, whose protein sequence is MSSPSSLDELIEALRVLPGVGPKSAQRMAYHLLQRDQRGAQRLAQVLGHALEVLRHCERCNTFTEDAVCQRCASPQRDPSLLCVVEMPADLAMVEQTHAYNGLYYVLMGRLSPLDGIGPRELRLDKLLARATDSAVREVILATNFTNEGEATAHVIAEALAARGIKVSRLSRGVPVGGELEHTDAGTIAQALVERRAL, encoded by the coding sequence ATGTCATCTCCTTCCAGCCTCGACGAACTGATCGAGGCCTTGCGCGTGCTGCCCGGGGTGGGGCCCAAATCCGCCCAGCGGATGGCCTACCACCTCCTGCAGCGCGACCAGCGCGGGGCGCAACGCCTCGCGCAGGTGCTGGGCCACGCGCTCGAAGTGCTGCGCCATTGCGAGCGTTGCAATACCTTCACTGAAGATGCCGTGTGCCAGCGTTGCGCCAGTCCGCAGCGCGACCCGTCTCTGCTGTGCGTCGTCGAGATGCCGGCCGACCTCGCGATGGTCGAGCAGACGCACGCCTACAACGGCCTCTACTACGTCCTGATGGGGCGCCTGTCGCCCCTCGATGGCATCGGTCCGCGCGAACTGCGCCTCGACAAGCTGCTGGCGCGAGCCACCGACAGCGCCGTGCGTGAAGTGATCCTCGCGACCAACTTCACCAACGAGGGCGAAGCCACCGCCCACGTGATCGCCGAGGCGCTCGCCGCCCGCGGCATCAAGGTCAGTCGCTTGTCGCGCGGAGTGCCCGTGGGCGGCGAGCTCGAGCACACCGACGCCGGCACCATCGCCCAGGCCCTCGTGGAGCGTCGCGCCTTGTAA
- the petA gene encoding ubiquinol-cytochrome c reductase iron-sulfur subunit has protein sequence MSVDQKMDSGRRQLLVATSAAGGVAAVATAVPFVASLTPSERAKAAGAPVEADISKLAPGEMMTVEWRGKPVWILRRTPEMLATLDQTEAAVSDPESNKDMQPEYAKNKARSINPEYLVAVGICTHLGCSPSEKFKMGAESGMGDDWHGGFLCPCHGSRFDLAGRVYKSMPAPDNLQVPPHKFLTATTILIGDDSKA, from the coding sequence ATGAGCGTGGATCAGAAGATGGACAGTGGCCGCCGGCAACTGCTTGTCGCGACGTCGGCCGCCGGTGGCGTGGCTGCGGTGGCGACGGCAGTGCCGTTTGTTGCCAGTCTGACGCCGTCCGAGCGTGCAAAAGCTGCTGGAGCGCCGGTCGAGGCGGATATCAGCAAGCTGGCGCCCGGCGAAATGATGACGGTGGAGTGGCGTGGCAAGCCGGTGTGGATTCTGCGCCGGACCCCCGAGATGCTGGCTACGCTTGACCAGACCGAGGCCGCCGTGAGCGACCCGGAGTCCAACAAGGACATGCAGCCCGAGTACGCGAAGAACAAGGCTCGTTCGATCAACCCCGAATACCTCGTCGCCGTCGGTATCTGCACCCACCTGGGCTGCTCGCCGAGCGAGAAGTTCAAGATGGGTGCCGAAAGCGGCATGGGCGACGACTGGCACGGTGGCTTCCTGTGCCCCTGTCACGGCTCCCGTTTCGACCTCGCGGGTCGCGTCTACAAGAGCATGCCGGCTCCGGACAACCTCCAGGTGCCGCCGCACAAGTTCCTCACGGCAACCACGATCCTCATCGGTGACGACTCAAAGGCCTAA
- a CDS encoding cytochrome bc complex cytochrome b subunit: MTTKSQQLLNWVDERFPLTSTWKAHLSEYYAPKNFNFWYFFGSLALLVLVIQIVTGIFLVMHYKPDASVNASGIPVAFASVEYIMREVPGGWLIRYLHSTGASAFFIVVYLHMFRGLLYGSYRKPRELIWIFGTLIFLALMAEAFMGYLLPWGQMSFWGAQVIVNLFSAIPVIGPDLSLVIRGDFVVSDATLNRFFSFHVIAVPLVLIGLVLAHIVALHEVGSNNPDGVEIKKKKDANGIPLDGIPFHPYYTVKDIVGVVGFLIFFSAIVFFAPEGGGYFLEYNNFIPADPLKTPPHIAPVWYFTPFYSVLRAITYPLFGIDAKFWGVVGMGAAVVVIAFLPWLDRSPVKSIRYKGGLFKGILAVFLVAFFTLGYLGVLPPTPGRTIVAQICSVIYFGFFLLMPWYSKLDKCQPEPDRVTFK; this comes from the coding sequence ATGACTACGAAATCACAACAACTGCTGAACTGGGTCGATGAGCGGTTCCCGCTGACGTCGACCTGGAAGGCGCATCTGTCCGAGTACTATGCGCCGAAGAACTTCAACTTCTGGTACTTCTTCGGCTCGCTGGCGTTGCTGGTGCTGGTGATCCAGATCGTGACCGGCATCTTCCTGGTCATGCACTACAAGCCGGACGCCTCCGTGAACGCATCGGGCATCCCCGTCGCCTTCGCCAGCGTCGAGTACATCATGCGCGAAGTCCCGGGCGGCTGGCTGATCCGCTACCTGCACTCGACCGGCGCGTCGGCCTTCTTCATCGTCGTCTACCTGCACATGTTCCGCGGTCTGCTCTACGGTTCCTACCGCAAGCCGCGCGAACTGATCTGGATCTTCGGCACCCTGATCTTCCTCGCGCTGATGGCCGAAGCCTTCATGGGCTACCTGCTGCCGTGGGGCCAGATGTCGTTCTGGGGCGCACAGGTCATCGTTAACCTGTTCTCGGCGATCCCGGTCATCGGTCCGGACCTGTCGCTCGTGATCCGCGGCGACTTCGTCGTGTCGGATGCGACGCTGAACCGCTTCTTCTCCTTCCACGTCATTGCCGTGCCGCTGGTGCTGATCGGCCTGGTGCTCGCGCACATCGTCGCGCTGCACGAAGTCGGCTCGAACAACCCGGATGGCGTCGAGATCAAGAAGAAGAAGGACGCGAACGGCATTCCGCTCGATGGCATCCCCTTCCACCCGTACTACACGGTGAAGGACATCGTCGGCGTGGTCGGCTTCCTGATCTTCTTCTCGGCGATCGTGTTCTTCGCGCCTGAAGGCGGCGGCTACTTCCTCGAGTACAACAACTTCATCCCGGCCGACCCGCTGAAGACCCCGCCGCACATCGCGCCGGTCTGGTACTTCACGCCGTTCTACTCGGTGCTGCGCGCCATCACCTACCCGCTGTTCGGCATCGACGCCAAGTTCTGGGGCGTGGTCGGCATGGGCGCGGCGGTGGTCGTGATCGCCTTCCTGCCGTGGCTCGACCGCAGCCCGGTCAAGTCGATCCGCTACAAGGGCGGTCTCTTCAAGGGCATCCTGGCGGTGTTCCTGGTCGCGTTCTTCACGCTGGGCTACCTTGGCGTGCTGCCCCCGACCCCCGGCCGTACGATCGTCGCGCAGATCTGCTCGGTGATCTACTTCGGCTTCTTCCTGCTGATGCCGTGGTACAGCAAACTGGACAAGTGCCAACCCGAACCGGATAGGGTGACTTTCAAATGA
- a CDS encoding cytochrome c1 — protein sequence MSNRVIKTLKRLAAAALFAPALALASGGTLHLDKAPVSKDPASLQAGAKTFINYCMNCHSASFMRYNSLTQIGLSEQEIRDNLMFTGERVGDLMKISANPKDQKAWFGATPPDLTLIARQRASEFGSGADWLYTYLREFYRDPARPTGWNNVVFPNVGMPHILWELQGEQVAKVSEHEGVKSIELELAKPGKLSVQEYDKTVADLVSFLVWMGEPVAEKRKSIGVIVLIFLAGLFGLSFALKKNYWKDIH from the coding sequence ATGAGTAATCGTGTGATCAAGACTCTGAAGCGTCTGGCCGCTGCCGCGCTGTTCGCGCCGGCACTGGCGCTGGCCTCGGGTGGCACGCTGCACCTGGACAAGGCGCCGGTGAGCAAGGATCCGGCCTCGCTGCAAGCGGGTGCCAAGACCTTCATCAACTACTGCATGAACTGCCACAGCGCGAGCTTCATGCGCTACAACTCGCTGACCCAGATCGGGCTGTCCGAGCAGGAGATCCGCGACAACCTGATGTTCACGGGCGAGCGTGTCGGCGACCTGATGAAGATCTCGGCCAACCCGAAGGATCAGAAGGCCTGGTTCGGCGCGACCCCGCCCGACCTGACCCTGATCGCGCGTCAGCGCGCTTCGGAATTCGGCAGCGGTGCCGACTGGCTGTACACCTACCTGCGCGAGTTCTACCGCGATCCGGCTCGTCCGACCGGCTGGAACAACGTCGTGTTCCCGAACGTCGGCATGCCGCACATCCTGTGGGAACTGCAGGGTGAGCAGGTCGCCAAGGTTTCGGAGCACGAAGGCGTGAAGTCGATCGAGCTCGAACTGGCCAAGCCGGGCAAGCTGTCGGTCCAGGAGTACGACAAGACCGTCGCCGACCTGGTCTCCTTCCTCGTCTGGATGGGCGAACCGGTTGCCGAGAAGCGTAAGTCGATCGGCGTGATCGTGCTGATCTTCCTGGCGGGTCTCTTCGGCCTGAGCTTCGCGCTGAAGAAGAACTACTGGAAGGACATCCACTGA